Proteins encoded by one window of Salvia splendens isolate huo1 chromosome 7, SspV2, whole genome shotgun sequence:
- the LOC121742727 gene encoding mediator of RNA polymerase II transcription subunit 28-like, protein MAERPPFEPQHGTDPQLQSTPPPKEDMISHVMALEAALLPCLPARELQAIDRSPHPSHQIDVERHARDFMEAAKKLQLYFIGLQREDRPTRAETLQKEIAMMEEEVKVMNEVIKKQEKMIDGWTTELKEQLHKHNVELERV, encoded by the exons ATGGCTGAAAGACCGCCATTCGAACCTCAGCACGGGACTGATCCACAATTGCAGTCTACTCCTCCTCCAAAGGAAGACATGATCTCCCATGTCATGGCCTTGGAGGCTGCTCTGTTGCCTTGCTTGCCTGCTAGAGAACTTCAAGCAATCGACCGTTCTCCCCATCCTTCTCACCAGA TTGATGTTGAGAGGCACGCTAGAGACTTCATGGAGGCAGCCAAAAAGCTTCAGCTCTATTTCATTGGTTTGCAACGAGAGGATCGACCTACCAGAGCAGAAACCCTTCAGAAG GAGATTGCTATGATGGAAGAAGAGGTGAAGGTAATGAATGAGGTTATCAAGAAGCAAGAAAAAATGATTGATGGGTGGACGACTGAGTTGAAAGAACAACTACATAAACACAACGTTGAGTTAGAAAGAGTATAA
- the LOC121810254 gene encoding poly [ADP-ribose] polymerase 2 isoform X3 produces the protein MTVKQLREEASARGISAAGTKHKLLERLSAADSKNPSVDEENKVENVDSNGPQDVNVIDELQKMNIKQLREEAAKRGISASGTKKELLDRLCTHNDNVARDDDLVKEEAKEEKIVTTVKKGSAVMDNCLPDNIKAQYHVLQVGDEIYDAMLNQTNLGQNNNKFFVIQVLESDDSGRFMVYFRWGRVGVKGQTNLNGPYTSQQSAIAEFEKKFYDKTRNCWCDRINFVSHPRSYTWLEMDYSESRNEPPAQTEKAPIRTLRPEESKVEPRIAKFISLICNMSMMQQQMMEIGYNAEKLPLGKLSEATVSKGYGVLKRIADVIGQADRKTLEQLSGEFYTVIPHDFGFKKTSLFIIDTPQKLKKKLQMVEALGEIEVAMKLIEDGTDMEDPLYSQYKRLHCELMPLEVHSKEHSMIERYTKNTHAKTHSSYDVNIIQIFKVSREGESKQFEKFTSTKNRMLLWHGSRLTNWMGILSQGLRIAPPEAPSTGYMFGKGVYFADMFSKSANYCCSSKAASTGVLLLCEVALGDMAELQTANYNADQLPPGKLSTKGVGSTAPDISEARTLEDGVIVPMGKPKVQSGPKGSLLYNEYIVYNVEQIRMRYLVQVNFNFK, from the exons ATGACTGTGAAGCAGCTACGTGAAGAGGCCTCAGCTCGAGGAATTTCGGCTGCTGGAACTAAGCACAAGTTGCTGGAGAGGCTTTCTGCTGCCGACAGCAAGAATCCAAGTG TGGATGAGGAAAACAAGGTGGAGAATGTGGACTCAAATGGACCACAAGATGTCAACGTCATTGATGAGCTgcaaaaaatgaatataaaacaGCTTCGAGAGGAGGCTGCCAAAAGAGGAATTTCTGCTAGTGGCACGAAGAAAGAGCTTCTAGACAGGCTTTGCACTCACAATGACAATGTGGCACGTGACGATGATCTAG TGAAAGAGGAAGCCAAGGAGGAGAAAATTGTCACAACTGTGAAGAAAGGTTCTGCTGTTATGGACAATTGCTTGCCCGACAATATTAAGGCTCAATATCATGTCCTTCAAGTA GGTGATGAAATTTACGATGCCATGTTGAATCAGACAAATCTTGGGCAGAATAATAATAAATTCTTTGTCATCCAAGTTCTAG AATCTGACGACAGTGGCAGATTCATGGTATATTTCAGATGGGGAAGAGTAGGTGTGAAAGGTCAAACCAATTTGAATGGGCCCTACACCTCACAGCAATCCGCTATCGCTGAGTTTGAGAAAAAGTTCTATGACAAAACACGTAATTGTTGGTGTGATAGGATAAATTTTGTTAGTCATCCACGCAGCTATACTTGGTTGGAAATGGACTACAGTGAGTCAAGAAATGAACCACCA GCTCAAACAGAAAAAGCACCTATAAGGACGCTGAGGCCTGAAGAATCAAAGGTGGAACCTCGAATTGCCAAGTTTATCTCACTTATTTGCAATATGAGCATGATGCAGCAACAAATGATGGAGATAG GTTACAATGCTGAAAAACTGCCATTGGGAAAATTGAGCGAGGCGACCGTTTCAAAG GGTTATGGTGTTCTGAAAAGGATTGCTGATGTGATTGGTCAGGCTGATAGAAAGACACTTGAGCAATTGAGCGG GGAATTCTATACTGTAATTCCTCATGACTTTGGTTTCAAAAAAACAA GTCTGTTCATCATTGATACCCCTCAAAAGCTAAAGAAGAAATTACAAATG GTTGAAGCACTTGGTGAAATTGAGGTTGCAATGAAGTTAATTGAGGATGGTACTGATATGGAG GATCCTCTGTATTCTCAGTATAAGCGGCTCCATTGTGAACTCATGCCCCTTGAAGTTCACTCCAAGGAGCATTCCATG ATTGAGAGATACACAAAGAACACTCATGCAAAGACACATTCAAGCTATGATGtcaatatcattcaaatatttAAGGTGTCAAGAGAGGGCGAATCCAAACAATTTGAAAAG TTTACATCGACAAAAAACAGAATGCTTCTGTGGCATGGATCACGTCTCACAAACTGGATGGGGATTTTGTCCCAAg GTTTGCGCATTGCTCCACCAGAAGCGCCGTCCACTGGTTACATGTTTGGAAAAGGCGTCTACTTTGCAGACATGTTCTCAAAAAGTGCTAATTACTGCTGTTCAAGTAAAGCTGCTTCTACTGGCGTGCTGCTTCTATGCGAG GTTGCATTAGGCGACATGGCTGAGCTGCAAACGGCTAACTATAATGCTGACCAGTTGCCACCTGGAAAACTTAG CACAAAAGGAGTTGGTTCGACTGCCCCAGATATTTCAGAGGCACGGACACTTGAAGATGGTGTTATCGTTCCTATGGGAAAACCAAAAGTGCAATCGGGCCCCAAG GGCAGTTTGCTGTATAATGAATATATAGTATACAATGTGGAGCAAATTAGGATGCGTTATCTTGTGCAGGTGAACTTCAACTTCAAGTGA
- the LOC121741893 gene encoding bifunctional dethiobiotin synthetase/7,8-diamino-pelargonic acid aminotransferase, mitochondrial-like translates to MTPYTVIVAATLRRNSFKHSHFRRRCLHSAIDYPLSHPIYTIWASNTSLGKTLVSAGLSISFLSPSSSPPFPKRRFIYLKPIQTGFPHDSDSAFLYRKFCQFYASKSLPFSVFASNSVFRASMPAANEVLGNGSVDDGGEVGCGLKNLHWYEERKLQGTECNGVEQFPVSEAVCKTLYAWKEAVSPHLAAEREGTMVSDSEVLDLLRRCLENDTVGTTEEVEVMTVIETAGGVASPGPSGSLQCDLYRPFRLPGILVGDGRLGGISGTISAYESLTLRGYDIAAVVFEDHGLMNEVPLLSYFRNRVPVLVLPSIPKDMSDDLISWFDKSQTVFTSLKEIMLSTFLERTKRLHEMPKKSCDAFWWPFTQHKLVSEEKVTVIDSRCGENFAVLKSSDMISEQFDACASWWTQGPDANLQIELAKDMGYTAARYGHVMFPENVYEPALKLAELLLEGVGKGWASRVYYSDNGSTAVEIALKMAFRKFLSNHEMLSENVSSDENGNCRDLKVLALRGSYHGDTLGAMEAQAPSSYTGFLQQPWYTGRGLFLDPPTVALYSGTWKVSLPQKMQSVMSGRESLSFSSRDEIFKRSRDGSGLASLYTSSILQELELLSDSSALSHIGALIVEPVVQGAGGMQMIDPLYQRTLVMECKRQKIPVIFDEVFTGFWRLGRETAAEMLYCEPDISCFAKLMTGGIIPLAATLASEDTFEAFTGDSKLKALLHGHSYSAHAIGCAAAVKSIQWFKDCNTNINLIPESRLLQEVWDAELVVRISLLPAVHRVVSLGTLCAIEIQAEGSNAGYASTYASSLLQTLRADGIYMRPLGNVVYLMCGPCTPRDTCRHLLDKVYSRIHEFGQQKDHQASAAWVC, encoded by the exons ATGACACCCTACACAGTCATCGTCGCCGCTACACTCCGCCGCAATTCATTCAAACACTCCCATttccgccgccgctgcctccACTCCGCAATAGACTATCCCCTCTCTCACCCAATTTACACAATTTGGGCTTCCAACACTTCCCTCGGCAAAACCCTCGTCTCCGCCGGTCTTTCCATCtccttcctctccccctcctcctccccACCCTTTCCCAAGAGGCGATTCATCTACCTCAAGCCAATTCAGACCGGATTTCCTCATGATTCCGACTCAGCCTTCCTCTACAGAAAATTCTGCCAATTTTACGCTTCCAAATCACTGCCGTTTTCGGTTTTCGCTTCCAATTCCGTTTTCAGAGCCTCCATGCCAGCCGCGAATGAAGTTCTAGGGAACGGTTCCGTGGATGATGGTGGTGAGGTTGGTTGTGGATTGAAGAATTTGCATTGGTACGAGGAGAGGAAACTGCAGGGGACTGAGTGCAATGGAGTAGAGCAGTTTCCAGTGTCGGAGGCCGTTTGTAAGACGCTCTATGCCTGGAAAGAGGCGGTTTCGCCTCATTTAGCTGCGGAGAGGGAAGGCACAATGGTGTCTGATTCCGAGGTTTTGGATTTGTTGAGAAGATGCTTAGAGAATGATACTGTGGGAACTACAGAAGAGGTTGAAGTTATGACTGTGATTGAGACTGCTGGTGGCGTGGCCAGTCCTGGACCATCTGGATCTCTTCAGTGTGACCTATATCG CCCTTTCCGCCTCCCCGGTATTCTAGTTGGGGATGGACGATTAGGTGGTATTTCAGGAACTATATCTGCTTATGAAAGTCTAACACTTCGAGGATATGACATTGCTGCCGTTGTTTTTGAAGATCATGGCCTCATGAATGAGGTTCCATTATTATCATATTTCCGAAACCG GGTGCCCGTACTAGTGCTTCCATCTATTCCAAAAGACATGTCAGATGATCTGATCTCCTGGTTCGACAAATCTCAGACAGTCTTCACTTCTCTCAAGGAGATAATGCTCTCAACATTTCTGGAGAGGACCAAGAGATTGCATGAAATGCCAAAGAAATCATGTGATGCCTTCTGGTGGCCATTCACCCAGCACAAGCTTGTATCCGAGGAAAAAGTTACTGTCATAGATTCACGCTGTGGAGAGAACTTTGCAGTTCTCAAG AGTTCTGATATGATTTCTGAACAATTTGATGCTTGTGCAAGTTGGTGGACACAGGGTCCTGATGCTAACTTGCAG ATTGAACTTGCTAAAGATATGGGCTACACTGCTGCAAGGTATGGGCATGTAATGTTTCCAGAGAATGTATATGAGCCAGCCCTCAAATTAGCTGAGCTTTTGCTTGAAGGCGTAGGAAAAG GATGGGCATCCCGAGTGTACTACTCTGACAATGGGTCTACAGCAGTAGAAATTGCTCTCAAAATGGCATTTCGCAAGTTCTTGTCCAATCATGAAATGCTCTCGGAAAATGTGAGCTCtgatgaaaatggaaattgcaGGGATCTCAAG GTTTTAGCTCTTAGAGGATCGTATCATGGTGATACTTTAGGTGCTATGGAAGCCCAGGCACCTTCTTCATATACTGGTTTTCTCCAGCAACCCTG GTATACTGGAAGGGGTCTCTTTCTAGATCCACCAACAGTTGCTCTGTATAGTGGCACATGGAAAGTTTCCCTCCCTCAGAAGATGCAGTCAGTGATGTCAGGTCGTGAAAGCCTGT CTTTCAGTTCACGTGATGAAATTTTCAAGAGAAGCCGAGATGGTTCAGGTCTTGCAAGCCTTTACACTTCCTCCATATTACAAGAGTTGGAATTGCTCTCAGATAGTAGCGCGCTTTCCCACATTGGAGCATTGATAGTTGAACCAG TTGTACAGGGTGCCGGTGGGATGCAAATGATTGATCCATTGTATCAGCGTACACTTGTTATGGAATGCAAACGTCAAAAAATTCCAGTGATATTTGATGAGGTCTTCACAGGATTCTGGCGCCTTGGAAGAGAG ACTGCAGCTGAAATGCTCTATTGCGAGCCGGACATTTCCTGTTTTGCAAAGCTGATGACCGGTGGCATCATACCCTTGGCTGCTACATTAGCTTCTGAGGATACCTTTGAAGCATTTACTGGAGATTCTAAG CTCAAGGCACTTCTGCACGGGCATTCATATTCTGCACATGCCATTGGGTGTGCGGCTGCAGTTAAATCTATCCAATGGTTTAAGGACTGTAACACGAACATTAATCTGATACCCGAGTCAAGATTGCTTCAGGAG GTGTGGGACGCGGAACTAGTGGTGCGTATCTCATTGCTTCCGGCTGTTCATAGAGTGGTATCGCTGGGGACGCTCTGCGCCATTGAAATTCAAGCCGAAGGCTCCAATGCTGG GTATGCTTCAACGTATGCATCTTCGCTCCTGCAGACGCTCCGAGCAGACGGCATATACATGCGGCCACTGGGTAATGTTGTCTACCTTATGTGCGGCCCTTGTACGCCTCGGGACACGTGCCGCCACCTCCTTGACAAAGTATACTCTAGAATTCACGAGTTCGGACAACAAAAAGATCATCAGGCCTCAGCAGCGTGGGTGTGTTAG
- the LOC121742726 gene encoding U1 small nuclear ribonucleoprotein A-like, whose amino-acid sequence MEEAPPAPAPPPPPAASETAVNQTIYINNLNEKIKLDELKKSLHAVFSQFGKILEVLAFKTLKHKGQAWVVFDEVSSASNALRQMQGFPFYDKPMRIQYAKSKSDVIAKADGTFVPREKRKKSDDRGRKKKDQHDGNQAAAGQNPAYIGAYGAAPPLSQIPFMGARAAPDGPAPPNNILFIQNLPHQTTSVMLQMLFSQCPGFKEVRMIEAKPGIAFVEYENEMQATVAMQGLQGFKITDDHPMLVSYAKK is encoded by the exons ATGGAGGAGGCACCACCAGCCCCCGctccccctccccctccagcCGCCTCGGAAACTGCTGTGAATCAGACGATTTACATTAACAATCTCAACGAGAAAATTAAGCTCGACG AATTGAAGAAATCGCTGCACGCGGTGTTTTCGCAGTTCGGGAAAATACTGGAGGTTCTGGCGTTCAAAACCCTAAAGCATAAGGGGCAAGCATGGGTTGTTTTTGACGAGGTCTCTTCCGCCTCCAATGCGCTTCGTCAAATGCAGGGGTTTCCGTTCTACGACAAGCCAATG CGGATACAATATGCGAAGTCAAAATCTGATGTCATAGCAAAGGCAGATGGCACTTTTGTCCCtcgagaaaaaagaaagaagagtgATGACAGAG gaagaaagaagaaggaTCAGCATGATGGGAACCAAGCAGCAGCGGGTCAAAATCCCGCATATATTGGTGCTTATGGTGCAGCCCCTCCT TTATCCCAGATCCCATTTATGGGTGCTAGAGCTGCTCCAGATGGCCCTGCTCCTCCAAATAACATCTTGTTCATTCAAAATCTCCCCCACCAAACAACTTCAGTGATGCTGCAAATGCTCTTCAGTCAGTGTCCTGGGTTTAAGGAAGTTAGGATGATCGAAGCTAAACCTGGAATTGCTTTCGTAGAATACGAAAATGAGATGCAGGCAACGGTTGCAATGCAGGGGCTTCAGGGATTTAAAATAACTGATGACCATCCTATGTTGGTTAGCTATGCAAAGAAATAG